In uncultured Trichococcus sp., the following proteins share a genomic window:
- the racE gene encoding glutamate racemase gives MSKKAIGFIDSGVGGLTVVKQAMKQLPNESIYYLGDSARCPYGPRPKEEVIQYTWEMTKFLLKKDIKMLVIACNTATAAALDIIRERVDIPVIGVINPGSRAAIKHSKNERIAVIGTKGTINSDVYKKTIKDKDKGISVISMSCPKFVPLVESNQYNGSIAKKVVAETLTPLLKESIDTLILGCTHYPLLTPLIQNVMGPCVTLIDSGAETVSEVSTLLDYFRLAESSHNKEASVYRFYTTGSPKLFSDIAENWLGKVNFSVEKVDLVNLIEND, from the coding sequence ATGAGCAAAAAAGCAATCGGTTTTATTGACTCTGGCGTCGGCGGCTTGACCGTCGTGAAACAAGCGATGAAACAGCTTCCCAACGAATCCATTTATTATCTGGGGGATTCCGCCAGATGCCCCTATGGACCAAGGCCCAAAGAAGAAGTGATTCAATACACTTGGGAAATGACAAAGTTTCTGCTGAAGAAAGACATCAAAATGCTGGTGATCGCCTGCAATACAGCGACCGCAGCCGCCTTGGACATCATCCGGGAGCGCGTGGACATACCGGTGATCGGCGTCATCAATCCCGGCAGCCGTGCGGCAATCAAACATTCGAAAAATGAACGCATAGCCGTAATCGGCACAAAAGGCACCATCAACAGTGACGTGTACAAGAAAACGATCAAGGACAAGGACAAAGGCATCTCTGTAATCAGTATGAGCTGCCCCAAATTTGTGCCCCTTGTGGAGAGCAACCAATACAACGGATCGATCGCGAAAAAAGTGGTTGCGGAAACGCTGACCCCCTTGCTGAAGGAATCGATCGATACCCTGATTCTGGGGTGCACGCATTACCCGCTTTTGACACCGCTCATCCAAAATGTGATGGGGCCTTGTGTGACCCTAATCGATTCCGGTGCCGAAACGGTGTCTGAGGTGAGCACTTTGTTGGATTATTTCCGCTTGGCGGAAAGTTCGCACAACAAGGAAGCCTCCGTATACCGTTTTTATACGACGGGTTCGCCGAAACTGTTTTCGGACATCGCCGAAAACTGGCTTGGAAAAGTCAATTTTTCGGTAGAAAAAGTAGACTTGGTAAATTTGATTGAGAATGATTGA